From Marmota flaviventris isolate mMarFla1 unplaced genomic scaffold, mMarFla1.hap1 Scaffold_44, whole genome shotgun sequence, the proteins below share one genomic window:
- the LOC139704200 gene encoding glycerol kinase-like codes for MAAAKKAVLGLLVGAVDQGTSSTRFLVFNSKTAELLSHHQVEIKQEFPREGWVEQDPKEILQSVYECIEKTCEKLGQLNIDISNIKAIGVSNQRETTVVWDKLTGEPLYNAVVWLDLRTQSTVENLYKRIPGNNNFVKSKTGLPLSTYFSAVKLRWLLDNVRKVQKAVEENRALFGTIDSWLIWSLTGGVNGGVHCTDVTNASRTMLFNIHSLEWDKELCDFFGIPMEILPNVRSSSEIYGLMKAGALEGVPISGCLGDQSAALVGQMCFQDGQAKNTYGTGCFLLCNTGHKCVFSEHGLLTTVAYKLGRDKPVYYALEGSVAIAGAVICWLRDNLGIIKSSGEIEKLAKEVGTSYGCYFVPAFSGLYAPYWEPSARGIICGLTQFTNKCHIAFAALEAVCFQTREILDAMNRDCGIPLSHLQVDGGMTSNKILMQLQADILYIPVVKPSMPETTALGAAMAAGAAEGVGVWSLEPEDLSAVTMERFEPQINAEESEIRYSTWKKAVMKSMGWVTTQSPESGDPSIFCSLPLGIFIVSSMVMLIGARYISGIP; via the exons ATGGCAGCGGCGAAGAAAGCAGTTTTGGGGCTGTTGGTGGGGGCAGTGGACCAGGGTACCAGCTCGACACGCTTTTTGGTTTTCAATTCAAAAACAGCTGAACTACTTAGTCATCATCAAGTAGAAATAAAACAGGAGTTCCCAAGAGAAGG ATGGGTGGAACAAGATCCTAAGGAAATTCTGCAGTCTGTCTATGAATGCATAGAGAAAACATGTGAGAAACTTGGACAGCTCAATATTGATATTTCCAACATAAAAGCTATTGGCGTCAGCAACCAGAGGGAAACCACTGTAGTCTGGGACAAGTTAACAGGAGAGCCTCTCTACAATGCTGTGGTGTGGCTTGATCTAAGAACCCAGTCTACCGTTGAAAATCTTTATAAAAGAATTCCAGGAAATAATAACTTTGTCAAGTCCAAGACAGGCCTTCCACTTAGCACTTACTTCAGTGCAGTGAAACTTCGTTGGCTCCTTGACAATGTGAGAAAAGTTCAAAAGGCTGTTGAAGAAAATAGAGCTCTTTTTGGGACCATTGATTCATGGCTTATTTGGAGTTTGACAGGAGGAGTCAATGGAGGCGTCCACTGTACTGATGTAACGAATGCAAGTAGGACAATGCTTTTCAACATTCATTCTTTGGAATGGGATAAAGAGCTCTGCGATTTTTTTGGAATTCCAATGGAAATTCTTCCCAATGTTCGGAGTTCTTCTGAGATCTATGGCCTAATGAAAGCTGGGGCCTTGGAAGGTGTGCCAAtatctgggtgtctgggggaccAGTCTGCTGCTTTGGTGGGACAAATGTGTTTCCAGGATGGACAAGCCAAAAACACGTATGGTACAGGATGTTTCTTACTATGTAATACAGGCCATAAGTGTGTATTTTCTGAACATGGCCTTCTGACCACAGTGGCTTACAAACTTGGCAGAGACAAACCAGTATATTATGCATTGGAAGGTTCTGTAGCTATAGCTGGAGCTGTTATTTGCTGGCTACGAGACAATCTTGGTATTATCAAGTCCTCAGGGGAAATTGAAAAACTCGCTAAAGAAGTAGGTACTTCTTATGGCTGCTACTTTGTTCCGGCATTTTCAGGGTTATATGCACCTTATTGGGAACCTAGTGCAAGAGGGATAATCTGTGGACTTACTCAATTCACCAATAAATGCCATATCGCTTTTGCTGCACTAGAAGCTGTTTGTTTTCAAACCCGAGAGATTTTGGATGCCATGAATCGCGACTGTGGAATTCCACTCAGCCATTTGCAGGTAGATGGAGGAATGACCAGCAACAAAATTCTTATGCAGCTGCAAGCGGACATCCTGTATATTCCAGTAGTGAAGCCCTCCATGCCTGAAACAACTGCACTCGGTGCTGCAATGGCAGCAGGGGCTGCAGAAGGAGTTGGCGTTTGGAGTCTTGAACCTGAGGATTTGTCAGCTGTCACGATGGAGCGGTTTGAACCTCAGATCAATGCTGAGGAAAGTGAAATTCGTTATTCTACGTGGAAGAAAGCTGTGATGAAGTCAATGGGTTGGGTTACAACTCAGTCTCCGGAAAGTGGTGACCCTAGTATCTTCTGTAGTCTGCCCTTGGGCATTTTTATAGTGAGTAGCATGGTAATGTTAATCGGAGCAAGGTACATCTCAGGTATCCCATAA